The following coding sequences are from one Syngnathus acus chromosome 12, fSynAcu1.2, whole genome shotgun sequence window:
- the LOC119131078 gene encoding zinc finger protein 239-like isoform X2, producing MSARATVKPAEINESRLGPERQAPEQLDFQDVEQMQLPHIKEEEEEQDDDIIELLLTGVPFKSEDEDQFEENKGAEPLSSRNSSQHMTREGDGDHCEELQADSLLAPMSDSDDTSHSPNTDDEQDMTCHADNKRWKCSQCGKLFVYKSLLKTHMISHTGEKPFVCSDCGKRFSHKGHLRTHAKTHTGEKPFACSVCGQRFSQNGNLRTHIRKHTGEKPFGCSLCGQSFSTQVSLKTHTRTHTGEKPFACLLCDQRFSERANLRSHTRTHTGEKPFACAICGQGFSQKGSLTIHTRIHTGEKPFACSICDQRFSEKGTLIKHTRTHSGEKPFACSLCGQRFSQKGNLKVHTRTHTGERFSKNKRKGCADE from the exons atgtctgcaCGCGCGACAGTAAAG CCCGCAGAGATCAATGAAAGCCGTCTTGGTCCCGAGCGGCAGGCGCCAGAGCAACTTGACTTTCAAGACGTGGAGCAGATGCAGCTTCCCCAcatcaaggaggaggaggaagagcaggaCGATGATATTATCGAGTTGCTATTGACGGGAGTCCCATTCAAAAGTGAAGACGAAGATCAATTTGAGGAGAATAAAGGGGCGGAGCCTCTAAGCAGCAGGAACTCAAGTCAACACATGACAAGAGAAGGCGACGGCGACCACTGTGAAGAACTGCAAGCGGACAGCCTGTTAGCTCCAATGTCAGATAGCGACGACACGTCTCACTCTCCTAACACTGATGATGAGCAAGACATGACATGTCATGCCGACAACAAACGCTGGAAATGTTCTCAGTGTGGGAAATTATTTGTGTACAAGTCCCTTTTGAAAACCCACATGATATCCCATACtggagagaaaccttttgtCTGCTCAGATTGCGGTAAAAGATTCTCTCATAAAGGACACTTGAGAACTCATGCGAAAacacacactggtgagaaacctttcgcttgctcagtttgtggtcaaAGATTTTCTCAGAATGGAAACCTAAGGACACACATAAGAAAACACACGGGAGAGAAGCCTTTTGGCTGCTCACTTTGCGGCCAAAGCTTCTCTACACAGGTGagcttaaaaacacacacaagaacacacactggtgagaaaccgtTTGCTTGCTTACTCTGTGATCAAAGATTCTCTGAAAGGGCAAACTTGAGATCGCACACACGAACGCACACAggagagaaaccttttgccTGCGCAATATGCGGTCAGGGATTCTCTCAGAAGGGAAGTCTAACTATACACACGAGAATCCatactggtgagaaaccttttgcctGCTCTATTTGTGATCAAAGATTCTCTGAAAAGGGAACCTTGATCAAACACACGAGAACACATAGtggagagaaaccttttgcGTGCTCACTTTGTGGTCAGCGTTTCTCTCAGAAGGGAAACTTAAAAGTCCACAcgagaacccacactggtgaaaGATTTTCGAAGAATAAACGGAAAGGGTGTGCCGACGAGTGA
- the LOC119131078 gene encoding zinc finger protein 239-like isoform X1 — protein MSARATVKELGEKKQRNESQRQLLTDAAFKKPGEINESRLGPERQAPEQLDFQDVEQMQLPHIKEEEEEQDDDIIELLLTGVPFKSEDEDQFEENKGAEPLSSRNSSQHMTREGDGDHCEELQADSLLAPMSDSDDTSHSPNTDDEQDMTCHADNKRWKCSQCGKLFVYKSLLKTHMISHTGEKPFVCSDCGKRFSHKGHLRTHAKTHTGEKPFACSVCGQRFSQNGNLRTHIRKHTGEKPFGCSLCGQSFSTQVSLKTHTRTHTGEKPFACLLCDQRFSERANLRSHTRTHTGEKPFACAICGQGFSQKGSLTIHTRIHTGEKPFACSICDQRFSEKGTLIKHTRTHSGEKPFACSLCGQRFSQKGNLKVHTRTHTGERFSKNKRKGCADE, from the exons atgtctgcaCGCGCGACAGTAAAGGAACTTGGTGAGAAAAAGCAGAGAAACGAGTCACAACGTCAACTTCTGACGGACGCTGCTTTCAAGAAGCCTGGAG AGATCAATGAAAGCCGTCTTGGTCCCGAGCGGCAGGCGCCAGAGCAACTTGACTTTCAAGACGTGGAGCAGATGCAGCTTCCCCAcatcaaggaggaggaggaagagcaggaCGATGATATTATCGAGTTGCTATTGACGGGAGTCCCATTCAAAAGTGAAGACGAAGATCAATTTGAGGAGAATAAAGGGGCGGAGCCTCTAAGCAGCAGGAACTCAAGTCAACACATGACAAGAGAAGGCGACGGCGACCACTGTGAAGAACTGCAAGCGGACAGCCTGTTAGCTCCAATGTCAGATAGCGACGACACGTCTCACTCTCCTAACACTGATGATGAGCAAGACATGACATGTCATGCCGACAACAAACGCTGGAAATGTTCTCAGTGTGGGAAATTATTTGTGTACAAGTCCCTTTTGAAAACCCACATGATATCCCATACtggagagaaaccttttgtCTGCTCAGATTGCGGTAAAAGATTCTCTCATAAAGGACACTTGAGAACTCATGCGAAAacacacactggtgagaaacctttcgcttgctcagtttgtggtcaaAGATTTTCTCAGAATGGAAACCTAAGGACACACATAAGAAAACACACGGGAGAGAAGCCTTTTGGCTGCTCACTTTGCGGCCAAAGCTTCTCTACACAGGTGagcttaaaaacacacacaagaacacacactggtgagaaaccgtTTGCTTGCTTACTCTGTGATCAAAGATTCTCTGAAAGGGCAAACTTGAGATCGCACACACGAACGCACACAggagagaaaccttttgccTGCGCAATATGCGGTCAGGGATTCTCTCAGAAGGGAAGTCTAACTATACACACGAGAATCCatactggtgagaaaccttttgcctGCTCTATTTGTGATCAAAGATTCTCTGAAAAGGGAACCTTGATCAAACACACGAGAACACATAGtggagagaaaccttttgcGTGCTCACTTTGTGGTCAGCGTTTCTCTCAGAAGGGAAACTTAAAAGTCCACAcgagaacccacactggtgaaaGATTTTCGAAGAATAAACGGAAAGGGTGTGCCGACGAGTGA
- the LOC119131071 gene encoding gastrula zinc finger protein XlCGF57.1-like — protein MRAKQTVKCEEECCGTKEEIARQCQVLEADCKRPPLVLHGADISEKDPGPKQQKMEFADIKEEKPSEPIQVKTEEQPQGPHIKEEEDFTELPVTGVHLKTEDEGHYGEENVGTKPPSSSSNQQIKTEADGNHCGGSEADSLLAPLSDSDDIESDSPDTDDEEHDMSHNKRWKCSQCGKTFVYKSLWKIHMIVHTGEKPFTCSVCGRKFSQKGSLRRHTLTHTGKKTFACSLCGQQFSQKGNLRRHTITHTGEKTFSCSVCGLRFFYKHTLTNHARTHTGEKAFACSVCGRKFFQKVHLISHTRTHTGEKPFACAFCNLRFSVKGNLRIHTRIHTGEKPFSCSVCGQRFSESRVLTTHMRTHTGEKPFACLDCGKCFSTKANLKTHTRTHTGEKPFACLVCGQRFCERRTLTTHTRTHTGERPFACSICGKRFSSRRYFQAHMRTHTGERPFACSVCGQRFAHQGNLNRHTKSHSGEKPYTCSVCGKGFPRKETFTAHTKTHTTCSVCGQSFSRKDQVKRHICAGESRRDL, from the exons ATGCGCGCAAAACAAACAGTAAAGTGCGAAGAGGAATGTTGTGGAACAAAAGAAGAGATCGCGCGACAATGTCAAGTGCTGGAGGCGGATTGCAAGAGGCCTCCACTTGTGCTACACGGAGCAG ACATCAGTGAAAAAGATCCTGGTCCCAAACAGCAGAAGATGGAGTTTGCTGACATTAAAGAGGAGAAACCTTCAGAGCCCATTCAAGTCAAAACAGAGGAGCAGCCGCAGGGACCACACATTAAAGAAGAAGAGGATTTCACAGAGTTGCCCGTGACCGGTGTCCATTTAAAGACTGAAGATGAAGGTCACTACGGGGAGGAGAATGTAGGGACCAAGCCTCCAAGCAGCAGCTcaaatcaacaaataaaaacagaagccGATGGCAACCACTGTGGCGGGTCAGAAGCAGACAGCCTGTTAGCTCCGCTATCAGATAGCGACGACATCGAGTCGGACTCCCCTGACACTGATGATGAAGAGCATGATATGAGCCACAACAAACGCTGGAAGTGTTCTCAGTGTGGGAAAACGTTTGTCTACAAGTCTCTTTGGAAAATTCATATGATTGTCCACACTGGAGAAAAACCTTTTacttgctcagtttgtggtagGAAATTCTCTCAAAAGGGAAGCTTAAGAAGACACACATTAACACACACGGGAAAGAAAACTTTTGCCTGCTCACTTTGCGGTCAACAATTCTCTCAAAAAGGAAACTTGAGAAGACACACAATAACACACACGGGAGAGAAAAcgttttcctgctcagtttgtggtctACGATTCTTTTATAAACACACATTGACCAATCACGCAAGAAcgcacactggtgagaaagcCTTTGCCTGCTCAGTGTGCGGCCGAAAATTCTTTCAAAAGGTGCACTTAATTtcacacacaagaacacacacgggAGAAAAGCCTTTTGCGTGCGCATTCTGCAATCTGCGCTTCTCTGTCAAAGGAAATTTACGAATACACACAAGAATACACACTGGGGAAAAACCTTTTTCGTGTTCAGTGTGTGGTCAGAGGTTCTCTGAGAGCCGCGTTTTGACAACACACATGAGAACACACACCggagagaaaccttttgccTGCTTGGATTGTGGCAAATGTTTCTCCACAAAGGCaaacttaaaaacacacacaagaacacacactggtgagaaaccatTTGCCTGCTTAGTTTGCGGGCAAAGATTCTGTGAGAGGCGCACTTTAACCACACACAcgagaacacacactggagagaGACCATTCGCCTGCTCGATATGTGGCAAAAGATTTTCTTCACGGAGATACTTTCAAGCACACATGAGAACGCACACTGGTGAGAGACCTTTTGCCTGCTCAGTCTGCGGTCAACGTTTTGCTCACCAAGGCAACTTAAATCGTCACACAAAATCGCACAGTGGAGAGAAACCTTACACCTGCTCAGTGTGTGGCAAAGGATTCCCtagaaaagaaacatttacggcacacacaaaaacacacactacCTGTTCAGTTTGTGGTCAAAGTTTCTCTCGTAAAGATCAGGTAAAAAGACATATTTGTGCTGGTGAAAGTCGCAGAGATCTATGA
- the LOC119131103 gene encoding histone H2B 1/2-like — MPEPTKPAPKKGSKKAVTKGAGKPGTKKRRKGRKESYAIYVYKVLKQVHPDTGISSKAMSIMNSFVNDIFERIASEASRLAHYNKRSTISSREIQTAVRLLLPGELAKHAVSEGTKAVTKYTSSK; from the coding sequence ATGCCTGAGCCTACGAAGCCTGCGCCCAAGAAGGGCTCTAAGAAGGCCGTCACCAAAGGTGCTGGCAAGCCTGGTACCAAGAAGAGAaggaagggaaggaaggagagCTATGCCATCTACGTGTATAAGGTCTTGAAGCAGGTCCACCCCGACACCGGCATCTCCTCCAAAGCCATGAGCATCATGAACTCGTTCGTCAACGACATCTTCGAGCGTATCGCCTCCGAGGCCTCCCGCCTGGCGCACTACAACAAGCGCTCCACCATCTCTTCCAGGGAGATTCAGACTGCTGTGCGCCTCCTGCTCCCGGGTGAGCTGGCCAAGCACGCCGTGTCCGAGGGCACCAAGGCCGTTACCAAGTACACCAGCTCCAAGTAA
- the LOC119131102 gene encoding histone H2A-like, whose amino-acid sequence MSGRGKSGKARAKAKTRSSRAGLQFPVGRVHRLLRKGNYAQRVGAGAPVYLAAVLEYLTAEILELAGNAARDNKKTRIIPRHLQLAVRNDEELNKLLGGVTIAQGGVLPNIQAVLLPKKTEKAGKAK is encoded by the coding sequence ATGTCTGGGCGCGGAAAATCAGGCAAGGCTAGAGCAAAGGCCAAGACACGCTCCTCCCGTGCCGGGCTTCAGTTCCCGGTGGGTCGTGTCCACAGGCTGCTCCGCAAGGGCAACTATGCGCAGCGCGTCGGGGCCGGCGCTCCCGTCTACCTGGCGGCTGTGCTCGAGTACTTGACTGCTGAAATTCTGGAGTTGGCTGGCAACGCCGCTCGTGACAACAAGAAGACCAGAATTATTCCCCGCCACTTGCAGCTCGCCGTCCGCAACGACGAGGAGCTCAACAAACTGCTCGGCGGCGTCACTATCGCTCAGGGCGGAGTGTTGCCCAACATTCAAGCTGTGCTCCTGCCCAAGAAGACTGAGAAGGCCGGCAAAGCCAAGTAA
- the LOC119131101 gene encoding histone H3-like codes for MARTKQTARKSTGGKAPRKQLATKAARKSAPATGGVKKPHRYRPGTVALREIRRYQKSTELLIRKLPFQRLVREIAQDFKTDLRFQSSAVMALQESSEAYLVGLFEDTNLCAIHAKRVTIMPKDIQLARRIRGERA; via the coding sequence ATGGCAAGAACGAAGCAGACAGCTCGTAAATCTACCGGAGGTAAGGCTCCTAGGAAGCAGCTGGCTACTAAGGCAGCCCGCAAAAGTGCCCCTGCCACCGGCGGTGTCAAGAAACCTCATCGCTACAGGCCCGGTACCGTGGCCCTTCGCGAAATCCGCCGCTACCAGAAATCGACCGAGCTGCTGATCCGAAAACTGCCCTTCCAGCGCCTGGTGAGGGAGATCGCCCAGGACTTCAAAACCGACCTGCGTTTCCAGAGCTCAGCCGTCATGGCTCTGCAAGAGTCTAGTGAGGCTTATCTGGTCGGCCTCTTTGAGGACACCAACTTGTGCGCCATTCACGCTAAGCGGGTAACCATCATGCCCAAAGACATCCAGCTGGCCCGCAGGATCCGTGGCGAGAGAGCTTAA
- the LOC119131105 gene encoding histone H2B-like: MPEPAKSAPKKGSKKAVTKSAAKPGKRRRKGRKESYAIYVYKVLKQVHPDTGISSKAMSIMNSFVNDIFERIASEASRLAHYNKRSTITSREIQTAVRLLLPGELAKHAVSEGTKAVTKYTSSK; encoded by the coding sequence ATGCCAGAACCTGCAAAGTCTGCCCCCAAGAAGGGCTCTAAGAAAGCCGTCACAAAGTCCGCCGCCAAGCCTggcaagaggaggaggaagggaagAAAGGAAAGCTATGCCATCTACGTGTACAAGGTCCTGAAGCAGGTCCACCCCGACACCGGCATCTCTTCTAAGGCCATGAGCATCATGAACTCGTTCgtgaatgacatttttgagcGCATCGCCTCCGAGGCGTCTCGTCTGGCTCACTACAACAAGCGCTCCACCATCACGTCCAGGGAGATTCAGACCGCGGTACGCCTCCTGCTGCCCGGTGAGCTGGCTAAGCACGCAGTATCCGAGGGTACTAAGGCCGTCACCAAGTACACCAGCTCCAAGTAA
- the LOC119131059 gene encoding 3-hydroxy-3-methylglutaryl-coenzyme A reductase-like isoform X1, with the protein MLARPFRHHGLLVAAHPWEVIIGTLALSVCLMSMNGLATSSHVCSWNDCPKVEREASHSSDTVILTVTRCAALIYIYYQFRNLRQLGSKYILGIAGLFTLFSSFVFSSVVIHFFGRELTGLNEALPFFLLLIDLSKACTLAKFALSSNSQEEVRENISQGMAILGPTFTLDALVECLVIGIGTMSGVPQLEIMCCFGCMSVLANYVVFMTFFPACVSLVLELSMESREGRPIWQLSHFAHVLAEEEHNKPNPVTQRVKLIMSLGLALVHAHARLAAEGPGLNRTAAGSPPKRLENGASVRPLLLNGVDLEQVITLGLALLLAVKYVFFEQSETESSLSIKSPSAGSPPTRRLAPPDGCCRTDPPAVAIPDFNLVCRKEAKAPDGSHAGHIGNNVCKKRDWLPFENSAAEANPRPETSDASKAEACPRTLEDCLDVLADPQRGPRCLSDSEVINLVASRHILAYKLEAALETPERGVAIRREMLSSELPVPTALSLLPYKNYDYGKVMGTCCENVIGYVPVPVGVAGPLPLDDKLFYVPMATTEGCLVASTNRGCRALSLSGGCRSRVLSDSMTRGPVVRLPSACRAAEVKAWLESVEGSADIKDAFDRTSRFARLEKMLVCLAGRNLYIRFEARTGDAMGMNMLSKGCEKALHRLQQQHADVEVLSVSGNFCTDKKSAAINWILGRGKCAVCEATIPAKVVREVLKSNTAALVELNVNKNLVGSAMAGSVGGFNAHAANIVAAIFIACGQDPAQTVGSANCITQMEAAGADGQDLYISCTMPSIELGTVGGGTNLPPQQACLQMLGVQGSRPEQPGENARQLARVVCATVLAGELSLMAALEAGHLVKSHMTHNRSKSNLTRTASPSKDAS; encoded by the exons ATGTTGGCACGGCCGTTCCGACACCATGGCCTACTGGTGGCCGCCCACCCGTGGGAGGTGATCATCGGTACCCTGGCGCTCAGCGTCTGCCTCATGTCCATGAACGGCTTGGCCACCAGCAGCCACGTGTGCAGCTGGAACGACTGTCCCAAAGTGGAGCGAGAG GCCAGCCACAGCAGCGACACTGTCATCTTGACTGTGACGCGCTGCGCGGCTCTCATTTACATCTACTACCAGTTTAGGAACCTCCGACAGCTCGGCTCCAAGTACATTCTGG GTATCGCGGGCTTATTTACATTGTTctccagttttgtttttagctcGGTTGTCATCCACTTTTTTGGCAGAGAGCTGACAGGCCTCAA TGAAGCCCTtcctttcttcctcctcctcattgaCCTGTCCAAAGCCTGCACGCTTGCCAAGTTTGCCCTCAGCTCAAACTCTCAG GAGGAGGTGAGGGAGAACATTTCTCAAGGCATGGCCATCTTGGGTCCCACCTTCACGCTGGACGCTCTGGTGGAGTGTCTGGTCATCGGGATCGGCACCATGTCAG GTGTGCCACAGCTGGAGATCATGTGCTGCTTCGGCTGTATGTCGGTGCTGGCCAACTACGTTGTCTTCATGACCTTCTTCCCTGCTTGCGTCTCGTTGGTTCTTGAG TTGTCGATGGAAAGCCGCGAGGGTCGCCCCATTTGGCAGCTGAGCCACTTTGCCCACGTGCTGGCCGAAGAGGAGCACAACAAGCCCAATCCCGTCACGCAGAGGGTGAAGCTCATCATG TCGCTGGGACTGGCTCTGGTCCACGCTCACGCTCGACTGGCGGCCGAGGGTCCCGGCCTCAACCGGACGGCGGCCGGCTCCCCGCCTAAGAGGCTGGAGAACGGCGCCTCCGTTCGCCCGCTGCTGCTCAACGG GGTTGACCTGGAGCAGGTGATCACGCTGGGCCTGGCCCTGCTGCTGGCCGTCAAGTACGTCTTCTTCGAGCAGAGCGAGACCGAGTCGTCGCTGTCCATCAAGAGTCCCTCGGCGGGCTCGCCTCCCACCCGCAGGCTGGCGCCGCCCGACGGCTGCTGCAGGACGGACCCGCCCGCCGTTGCAATCCCAGACTTCAACCTCGTGTGCAGGAAGGAAGCCAAAGCTCCTGATGGGTCTCATGCAGGACATATTGGCAACAATGTTTGTAAGAAGCGTGATTGGCTCCCATTTGAGAAT TCCGCAGCGGAGGCCAATCCGCGTCCCGAGACGAGCGACGCATCCAAAGCTGAAGCTTGCCCGCGCACGTTGGAGGACTGTCTGGACGTCCTCGCCGATCCGCAG CGAGGGCCCCGTTGCCTCAGCGACAGCGAGGTGATCAACCTGGTGGCATCACGTCACATCCTCGCCTACAAGCTTGAGGCTGCGCTGGAGACCCCCGAGAGGGGCGTGGCTATCAGGAGGGAGATGTTGTCCTCCGAGCTTCCCGTTCCCACCGCCTTGTCTTTGCTTCCGTACAAGAACTACGACTACGGCAAG GTGATGGGCACCTGCTGCGAGAACGTCATCGGCTACGTGCCGGTGCCGGTGGGCGTGGCCGGCCCGCTACCTTTGGACGACAAACTTTTTTACGTTCCCATGGCGACCACCGAGGGCTGCCTGGTGGCCAGCACCAACCGGGGCTGCCGGGCTCTCTCT CTGAGCGGTGGCTGCCGCAGTCGGGTGTTGTCCGACAGCATGACCCGGGGTCCCGTGGTGCGCCTGCCCTCGGCCTGCCGCGCCGCCGAGGTCAAAGCCTGGCTGGAGAGCGTCGAGGGCTCGGCCGACATCAAAGACGCTTTTGACCGGACCAGCAG GTTTGCCCGGCTGGAGAAGATGCTGGTGTGCTTAGCGGGAAGGAACCTCTACATCCGTTTTGAGGCACGCACGGGAGACGCCATGGGCATGAATATGCTCTCAAAG GGCTGCGAGAAGGCTCTGCACagactgcagcagcagcacgccGACGTGGAGGTGCTCTCCGTCAGCGGCAACTTTTGCACCGACAAGAAGTCGGCCGCCATCAACTGGATCCTGGGGCGCGGCAAGTGCGCTGTGTGCGAAGCCACCATCCCTGCCAAAGTGGTTCGCGAG gTGCTGAAGAGCAACACAGCAGCACTGGTGGAGCTCAATGTCAACAAGAACCTGGTGGGCTCGGCCATGGCGGGCAGCGTCGGCGGCTTCAACGCCCACGCCGCCAACATCGTGGCGGCAATCTTCATTGCCTGCGGGCAG GACCCCGCGCAGACTGTCGGCAGCGCCAACTGCATCACGCAGATGGAAGCCGCCGGAGCCGACGGCCAGGACCTCTACATCAGCTGCACCATGCCCTCCATCGAGCTGGGCACCGTCGGCGGGGGCACCAACCTGCCGCCGCAGCAGGCCTGTCTACAG ATGCTGGGCGTCCAAGGCAGCAGGCCCGAGCAGCCGGGCGAGAACGCCCGGCAGCTGGCACGCGTGGTCTGCGCCACTGTTCTGGCAGGGGAGCTCTCCCTCATGGCGGCCTTGGAAGCAGGGCACCTCGTCAAGAGTCACATGACCCACAATAG GTCCAAATCCAACTTAACCCGTACGGCATCACCTTCCAAAGACGCCTCGTGA
- the LOC119131059 gene encoding 3-hydroxy-3-methylglutaryl-coenzyme A reductase-like isoform X2 — translation MLARPFRHHGLLVAAHPWEVIIGTLALSVCLMSMNGLATSSHVCSWNDCPKVEREASHSSDTVILTVTRCAALIYIYYQFRNLRQLGSKYILGIAGLFTLFSSFVFSSVVIHFFGRELTGLNEALPFFLLLIDLSKACTLAKFALSSNSQEEVRENISQGMAILGPTFTLDALVECLVIGIGTMSGVPQLEIMCCFGCMSVLANYVVFMTFFPACVSLVLELSMESREGRPIWQLSHFAHVLAEEEHNKPNPVTQRVKLIMSLGLALVHAHARLAAEGPGLNRTAAGSPPKRLENGASVRPLLLNGVDLEQVITLGLALLLAVKYVFFEQSETESSLSIKSPSAGSPPTRRLAPPDGCCRTDPPAVAIPDFNLVCRKEAKAPDGSHAGHIGNNVSEANPRPETSDASKAEACPRTLEDCLDVLADPQRGPRCLSDSEVINLVASRHILAYKLEAALETPERGVAIRREMLSSELPVPTALSLLPYKNYDYGKVMGTCCENVIGYVPVPVGVAGPLPLDDKLFYVPMATTEGCLVASTNRGCRALSLSGGCRSRVLSDSMTRGPVVRLPSACRAAEVKAWLESVEGSADIKDAFDRTSRFARLEKMLVCLAGRNLYIRFEARTGDAMGMNMLSKGCEKALHRLQQQHADVEVLSVSGNFCTDKKSAAINWILGRGKCAVCEATIPAKVVREVLKSNTAALVELNVNKNLVGSAMAGSVGGFNAHAANIVAAIFIACGQDPAQTVGSANCITQMEAAGADGQDLYISCTMPSIELGTVGGGTNLPPQQACLQMLGVQGSRPEQPGENARQLARVVCATVLAGELSLMAALEAGHLVKSHMTHNRSKSNLTRTASPSKDAS, via the exons ATGTTGGCACGGCCGTTCCGACACCATGGCCTACTGGTGGCCGCCCACCCGTGGGAGGTGATCATCGGTACCCTGGCGCTCAGCGTCTGCCTCATGTCCATGAACGGCTTGGCCACCAGCAGCCACGTGTGCAGCTGGAACGACTGTCCCAAAGTGGAGCGAGAG GCCAGCCACAGCAGCGACACTGTCATCTTGACTGTGACGCGCTGCGCGGCTCTCATTTACATCTACTACCAGTTTAGGAACCTCCGACAGCTCGGCTCCAAGTACATTCTGG GTATCGCGGGCTTATTTACATTGTTctccagttttgtttttagctcGGTTGTCATCCACTTTTTTGGCAGAGAGCTGACAGGCCTCAA TGAAGCCCTtcctttcttcctcctcctcattgaCCTGTCCAAAGCCTGCACGCTTGCCAAGTTTGCCCTCAGCTCAAACTCTCAG GAGGAGGTGAGGGAGAACATTTCTCAAGGCATGGCCATCTTGGGTCCCACCTTCACGCTGGACGCTCTGGTGGAGTGTCTGGTCATCGGGATCGGCACCATGTCAG GTGTGCCACAGCTGGAGATCATGTGCTGCTTCGGCTGTATGTCGGTGCTGGCCAACTACGTTGTCTTCATGACCTTCTTCCCTGCTTGCGTCTCGTTGGTTCTTGAG TTGTCGATGGAAAGCCGCGAGGGTCGCCCCATTTGGCAGCTGAGCCACTTTGCCCACGTGCTGGCCGAAGAGGAGCACAACAAGCCCAATCCCGTCACGCAGAGGGTGAAGCTCATCATG TCGCTGGGACTGGCTCTGGTCCACGCTCACGCTCGACTGGCGGCCGAGGGTCCCGGCCTCAACCGGACGGCGGCCGGCTCCCCGCCTAAGAGGCTGGAGAACGGCGCCTCCGTTCGCCCGCTGCTGCTCAACGG GGTTGACCTGGAGCAGGTGATCACGCTGGGCCTGGCCCTGCTGCTGGCCGTCAAGTACGTCTTCTTCGAGCAGAGCGAGACCGAGTCGTCGCTGTCCATCAAGAGTCCCTCGGCGGGCTCGCCTCCCACCCGCAGGCTGGCGCCGCCCGACGGCTGCTGCAGGACGGACCCGCCCGCCGTTGCAATCCCAGACTTCAACCTCGTGTGCAGGAAGGAAGCCAAAGCTCCTGATGGGTCTCATGCAGGACATATTGGCAACAATGTTT CGGAGGCCAATCCGCGTCCCGAGACGAGCGACGCATCCAAAGCTGAAGCTTGCCCGCGCACGTTGGAGGACTGTCTGGACGTCCTCGCCGATCCGCAG CGAGGGCCCCGTTGCCTCAGCGACAGCGAGGTGATCAACCTGGTGGCATCACGTCACATCCTCGCCTACAAGCTTGAGGCTGCGCTGGAGACCCCCGAGAGGGGCGTGGCTATCAGGAGGGAGATGTTGTCCTCCGAGCTTCCCGTTCCCACCGCCTTGTCTTTGCTTCCGTACAAGAACTACGACTACGGCAAG GTGATGGGCACCTGCTGCGAGAACGTCATCGGCTACGTGCCGGTGCCGGTGGGCGTGGCCGGCCCGCTACCTTTGGACGACAAACTTTTTTACGTTCCCATGGCGACCACCGAGGGCTGCCTGGTGGCCAGCACCAACCGGGGCTGCCGGGCTCTCTCT CTGAGCGGTGGCTGCCGCAGTCGGGTGTTGTCCGACAGCATGACCCGGGGTCCCGTGGTGCGCCTGCCCTCGGCCTGCCGCGCCGCCGAGGTCAAAGCCTGGCTGGAGAGCGTCGAGGGCTCGGCCGACATCAAAGACGCTTTTGACCGGACCAGCAG GTTTGCCCGGCTGGAGAAGATGCTGGTGTGCTTAGCGGGAAGGAACCTCTACATCCGTTTTGAGGCACGCACGGGAGACGCCATGGGCATGAATATGCTCTCAAAG GGCTGCGAGAAGGCTCTGCACagactgcagcagcagcacgccGACGTGGAGGTGCTCTCCGTCAGCGGCAACTTTTGCACCGACAAGAAGTCGGCCGCCATCAACTGGATCCTGGGGCGCGGCAAGTGCGCTGTGTGCGAAGCCACCATCCCTGCCAAAGTGGTTCGCGAG gTGCTGAAGAGCAACACAGCAGCACTGGTGGAGCTCAATGTCAACAAGAACCTGGTGGGCTCGGCCATGGCGGGCAGCGTCGGCGGCTTCAACGCCCACGCCGCCAACATCGTGGCGGCAATCTTCATTGCCTGCGGGCAG GACCCCGCGCAGACTGTCGGCAGCGCCAACTGCATCACGCAGATGGAAGCCGCCGGAGCCGACGGCCAGGACCTCTACATCAGCTGCACCATGCCCTCCATCGAGCTGGGCACCGTCGGCGGGGGCACCAACCTGCCGCCGCAGCAGGCCTGTCTACAG ATGCTGGGCGTCCAAGGCAGCAGGCCCGAGCAGCCGGGCGAGAACGCCCGGCAGCTGGCACGCGTGGTCTGCGCCACTGTTCTGGCAGGGGAGCTCTCCCTCATGGCGGCCTTGGAAGCAGGGCACCTCGTCAAGAGTCACATGACCCACAATAG GTCCAAATCCAACTTAACCCGTACGGCATCACCTTCCAAAGACGCCTCGTGA